From the Musa acuminata AAA Group cultivar baxijiao chromosome BXJ3-1, Cavendish_Baxijiao_AAA, whole genome shotgun sequence genome, the window GTCCTCGCTCCACCGCTCTCGGCCCGCCTCCTTGCTGGTATTCCAAGGCTGGTAGCGTGAGGTGGTTGTGGCGGCGGCCGGGGGAGCCGGCGGAGGGAACTGCGGTACTTGTGGTGCCCAGACGGGGAACTTCTCCACAACCGCTTCCAGATCGGCCCCCAGGAACGGCGGCAGATCGTCTCCCTGCGCAACGAAAGTTCGATCTTTATCTTCttcgtgggggggggggggggggggggaggaaagATCCAATCTTTATCGTGATCTAATCAGAGATAGGTTGGAGATCAGGAGACAGAGGGAGGACGGGTGCCGACGGACCTTGGAGAAATCTTCCATCGCGACGACGGCCGCGTCGTCGACCAGCAAGTCCTCGACGCGCCAGCCCGGGCACATGTTGATTAGGTACTCCGAGATGCTGCTGGTGGCAGTGGTCGGGGTGGCGGCGCTGGTGGAAGCGATGGGGGAGGAGGAGCTATCTGCGACCGAGGCCTTGTTTTGATCGGCCGTGGTGACGGTGTTCTTGGGGGTAGCCTTATCCGCCGGCGCCTCCGACTCAGGGGAGGGAGAGCAGGGGATGGGAGCGGCGGAGAGGCGGGCGCCAGTGAGGAGGAACCGGTTGTGCTTCATGGTGAGATGGCTGGCGCTGTGGACGGAAGCGTCGCAGTCCCTGCAAAGAATCGCCCGGTCCTCGTGGCAGAACAAGTACCCCCGCTTCTCCTGCAACACCCACCACCCAAAATGATCAATCCCCCGCCCCAAAAATCGAACCTTCGATCTCCATAATTCGCCAAAGCGATCGACGAACCTGGCAGATGTCACAGGCGGGGCGCGACTCCGCGGAGGAGCCGGAGAGCGAGAGGCGGCGGTGCTTTCCGGCGACCTTGTTCGCCCTGTGCACCCGCCGATCGCAGGCGCCGCAGAGGGCGGCCTCGTCGGCGCAGCAGAACACCGAGGCCTCCTCTTCGCCGCACACGTCGCACAGTATTCTCATCGCGCACTTGAAGCTTCCAAGGCAGCGAGCGAGGAGGAAGAGAACGGACCTTAGAACCGAGTTCTTCCCGGTAGAAGCCGACGAGCCAAAGAAGTACACAGGGGCAGGGGAAGATGGAATCTATGCTATTGAGATGGAGGCTTCGCTTTCCCTCACATAAATACTCATCCTAATCTACCAAAGATCCTCAGTATCCAAGATAATGGCCGTATCTGATAAACGAAACATTACTCCTCGGAGATTAACGCATGTTCGACTCTGTTCCACTGACTCAAACAAGGAACAGTTTGTTGACTGTGATGCTGCAGTCCCTCCCTCACAAGAATTACCAATTCCTACTCTTTTATAGCTCCATTTATCCTTCTTCTAAGATCTAATGAGCTGGAGATGGGTCGAGACAAGAGGAAGCAATCTGGCACAGCCCCACACACAATGGCTCAAAGCCCACCTTATCCTCTACCAACGTGCTCCCTGATTGAGCTGCCCAATAATGGATTAGTTTATTAGACACAGCCAAGAGTGGGCAGCCATTTGCCTCCTTCCAGCTTCGTCCGATTTGCCATCCTCCTTTGTCTTGCCTCCGCAGCATCAGAGCATGTGGATTCTCTGTCTTCCGCTCTGCTGTGCGCCACATGGAACAAAGATACGATAAGAGGAACTCCCAAATGCTGTTATCGGGAGACTGGAAACCACCATCTGCGGTGAAGTGGGACGCACTTCAGCACCACAGAAAGCTCCTTTTGATTACTCTATCGAGACTACAACAAGAATCGTACTCGAGAGAGAAGACTGGAAGAGAGACTGGTCGTCCGAACAAGAGCGATGGGGGGA encodes:
- the LOC135628550 gene encoding B-box zinc finger protein 20-like, encoding MRILCDVCGEEEASVFCCADEAALCGACDRRVHRANKVAGKHRRLSLSGSSAESRPACDICQEKRGYLFCHEDRAILCRDCDASVHSASHLTMKHNRFLLTGARLSAAPIPCSPSPESEAPADKATPKNTVTTADQNKASVADSSSSPIASTSAATPTTATSSISEYLINMCPGWRVEDLLVDDAAVVAMEDFSKGDDLPPFLGADLEAVVEKFPVWAPQVPQFPPPAPPAAATTTSRYQPWNTSKEAGRERWSEDLFAVPQISPASTPSKRPRHTPWYY